Below is a window of Streptomyces sp. NBC_00223 DNA.
GCGGCACTGGCGCTGCTCAGCGGGGTCCCGCCGATGGAACCGGGCTTCCGGTACGGGCTGAATCTGATGGCGCTCGGCGATCCGGTGCTCCAGCGGCATCCGAGGAGGGCGGACTGCCCGGCGTGCGGCAGTGGGAGCCCGCCGGGCGTGACCGGCTGAGCAACGGACCTCGATCGCCGGACGGGCTGATTTTCAGCCCGTCCGGCGATTGAGGACACAGCGGGCCGTGCGCAATGCGGCGAACGGCCGCGGTCGGGGGTGGGGTACCGCGCCGGAGGGGGGTCTCAGGGCAGCAGGTCGACCGCCGCGAGCACCGTTCTGGCCTGGAGTTCCACCTGGTCGTAGACCGGCACCCAGCGGGCGTCCGCCGTGCCCAACAGGTCGCGGGCGCCCGCGTCGAGCCGCCGTTCCAGCCGGGAGCGCAGCCGGGCCGGTTCGCTGTGCGGGTCCTGGTCGAGCCGCTGCTCGTCCAGCAGCCGCAGCAGCATCCCGGCGGCCCCCAGCGGGAGGCGCCGCGCGGCGATGTCCAGGGCGGCGACATGCGCCGCGGTCAGCCCGGCCGGGGTGTGCTCCGCGAGGCGTTCGTAGTCGTCCGCGAGGCCGGGGAACGCGCCGACCGTCTGCTCGACCCCGCGCCGCAGCGGGCCGTCGGCGGCGTCGAGAAGCGGCAGCGCCCGTTCGAGCGAGCCCGCCGCGGTCACCCCGTCCTTGCGCAGCCGCGCGGCCAGCACGGACACCGCGTGCGCCGGGTCGGGGTGCGGCTCGGGGTCGGCCACCCGGCGGGTCGCCCACATCGGCGTCTCGACCAGCGCCGTGAGGCCGCCGTACCGCTGCGGGCGGGTCCAGGTGGACCCCGGCGAGTGCTCAGGACCGCTCGCGAACCCCTCCGGCGCCCCGGCGGGCGGCATCACGTACACCCCGGGTCCGGAGCTGGGCCAGAACAGCGCGTCGTACGTACCGGTCTGCACGGGTATGTCGAGTTCGGCCGCGTACTTTCCGAACGGCTCCGCCAGGCCCGGGAGATCGGCCGTCAGCCGCACCCAACCGCCGCCGACGTCCGTACCGTGCAGTGAGCACTGCAACACCGGCCGCAGCTCGTCGATCGCGGCCAACAGGGCGCGGGTCTCGGGGAGTTCGTCACCCGGAAGGCAGAAGTGGCCCGAGTGTTCGGGGTGTTCGGTCGGCGCGGGCCGGTAGGTGTGCCGGTAGTGGACGGCGGGCGGGCGCGGTCCGGCCGGGCCCGTCTCGTTGAGCACGGCGCCGTCCGGGTCGAGGCAGAGCAGGAAGTCCCAGGTCAGATCGGCCTGCGCGGTACGCCGCCGGTCGTGCACCGCCTGCTCGGCCAGCCACAGCACGGTCGCGCCGCCCGCCTGCTCGTCCGGGTGGGGGCCCGCGACGACCAGGACATGCCGGCTGCCGTGCCCGACCGACAGCAGCCACAGCGGCCGTCCGGCCCGGGACTCCCCGGCCAGTCGCATCCGGCACAGGTCGGGGTGGCGCCGGGTCAGTACGCGGGCCGCCGCCGCGACGCCTGACACGGTCGGGTACGCGTCTGGCCCGCGCATGACGGCTCCTCCTCGGCGTACGTACCGGCTCAACTCGGCTCGCGCAGTGCGGAATCGGCGGCGCCGAGGGTGCTCCGGCGCACGCCTGCCCAGACTCTGCGGGTGGGTCCCGGGTGTCAAGAGCGCCCAGCGGGAGTGAACGGCGGCGCGGTCGGGGCTCGGTCGGGGCCGGGCGGGGGCCGGTCGGCGGCGGGGGTGCCGGACGTGGGCGGGCCGGTTTCCGGCACGGCCGGGCCGGGGCCTGAAGTCGGCTTGACCCTGACCCGCGCGTCAGGGGTTAGCGTCGCCGCGGCCGGACGGCGGGCGTGCCGCCGTCCCCGAGCCGCAGAGGAGTACGACCATGACGTCAGCCCCCGCCGCCCTGCCGCGTACCGTGCGCGAAGTCCAACTTGTCGCCGTCCCCGAGGGGCTGCCCGCGCCCGAGCACTTCGCCGTCGTGGAGACACCGCTGCCCGAGGCCGGACCGGGCCATGTGCTCGTCAGAAACCGTTACACCCTGGTCTTCCCCGGCCTGCGGACCCTGATCGGGGGCGAGGTCGAGGGCGTGCCGCTGCCCCCGGTGCACGGCGGGGACACGCTCTTCGGGCCCGCCGTCGGCGAGGTCGTGGCCGCGCCCGACGACAGCCCGCTGCGGCCCGGCGACACCGTCACGCACCTGCGCGGCTGGCGGGAGTACGCGCGGGTGGCCGTCGCCGAATGCGGCCCGCTCCGGGGGGAGTTGCCCGATCCGGTCGCGTACCTCGCCCAGGGGTCGTCCGCGTACGGCGCGCTGACCCGGCTCGCGCAGGTGCGCGAGGGCGACACCGTCTTCGTCACCGGGGCGGCGGGCGCGGTGGGCACGCTGGCGGGCCAGATCGCCCGGCTACTGGGTGCCGGGCGGGTGATCGGCAGCACCTCCTCGCCGGCGAAGGCCGAACGGCTGACCGCCGAGCTGGGCTACGACGCCGTGGTGCTGCGCGGAACCGACCGCGGCGTCGCCGCGCAGCTCGCCGAGGCGGCGCCCGACGGCATCGACGTCCTGCTGGACACGGTCGGCGGCGAACAGCTGACCGCCGCCGTCGACGCGGCCCGCCCGGGGGCACGGTTCGCCCTGGTCGGCGCCCTGTCAGGGCAGTTGTCCGCCGGGCGGGCCGGCGGCAGCTCACCCGTGGAGATCGACTCCTACCGGATCGTCGTCAAGGGGATCTCGCTGCGCGGCTACTCCGGCGCCGACCACCCCGACGTACACGCCGAATGGCTCGAACGCTTCGGCGGCTGGCTGCGCTCCGGCGACATCCGTTTCCCGTATTCGACGATCGCGGGCATCGATCGGGCTCCGTCGGCGTTGCCCGAACTGATGGCGGGGCGGCACTTCGGGGCCGTCGTGGTGGAGCTGTAGCTCATGGCGGGAGGCGGCGGCGGATGCGGATCGGGGACGCGGCGGCAGCGGCGGGCACGACCCCTCGGGCGCTGAGGTTCTACGAGCAGCGCGGGCTGCTGCCGCCGCCGTCCCGTACGGCGTCCGGCCAGCGGCGGTACGGGCCCGCCGAGGTCGCCAGGGTGCGGCTGATCCGGGAGCTGCTGGCCCTCGGGCTCACCGTCGAGGACCTGCGCGAGCGGGCGCACCGGCTGCACCTGCTCGCGGCGGACCCCCGCCCCCGGTGCGGCTCGGGCGAGCACGCGGGCGCGTTCACGGATGTGGTCGCGCGCAGACTGGCGGCGCTGGACGCGGAGATCACCCGGCTGACGGCGCTGCGCGAGGCCCTGGCCGAACACGCGGGGGGCTGACTGGCTGTTCGTTGTGGGCTTCGCGGCCGCGGGCTGACCGGCTGTTCGTTGTGGAGCACCTTCGCGATCGGGAGGCGGGCCGCCGAACGTGCCGGGGATCAGTGCGCCCAGGACGGCGATCCGCGATGCCCGCCGCCCACCGCGCGCTCACCGGGCTGACACCGCGCGAGCGTTCGTGACCCCACGCGCGGTCCAGGACCTGCACCGCCCTCTGGTCGCCGCGGCCTGGGCGGCGACCGCTGCTCCCGGTGAAGGGACCGGGTCGGAGCGGAGCCCGCGGCGGGCCGCTTCCGGACGTTCGACTTAGTCCGTCGTCGGGGCGGGGTCCTTTCAGTCGGGGAGGAGGCGCCAGGCGGTGAGGGCGAGTCTGGCGCGGGTGAGGCCGGTCGGCCCGGTGAGTTCGATGGCGAGGGCCTTGCCGATCTGGTCGAGGCGGCGGGCCACGCTGCTGTGGTGCAGATGGAGAAGGTCGGCGGCCTGACGCAGGGAGCCGGTGGCGCAGTAGGCGTCCAGCGTCTCCAGATCCTCCGGGTTGCCGGCCACGCGGACGATCGCCGCCACGTCCGCGTTGTCCCGTACGGCGTCCTGCGGGATCTCGGCGAGGAGCGCCAGCGCGCCCAGATCGGCGTAGCGGATGACCGGTTCGCGTGAGGAGGTGAAGCGGAGCGCGGTGCGGGCCTGCCGCCAGGACCGGTCGGGGCTCGCGGCGGCGCCGACGCCCGCGCGTACACCCGCGGGAAAACGGGCGGGGTCCACGGTGGTCGCCAGGATGACACCCACGTCGGCGAGCAGCGCCGCCTTCACCGGGCGGCCCGGGCAGATGATGCCGCCGACCCGGTCGAGCGGCAGTCGCGAGCGTACGGCCACGACGCGGACCGGCAGATCGACGGCGAAGCCCAGCAGCCGCAGCGCCCGGGCCCGCGCCGCCTCGTCGCTGTCGGAGCTGATCACCAGCTCGACGAGGGCGGGGTCGGCCATGGTGGTACGGGCCGGACCGTACCGCTCGACGGCGGCCGCGGCGGCGATCGCGAGCCGGTCGAGCAGCACGTCGTCGAGCGGACTCGCCGGCCCGGGGCGTTCCAGCCACACCGTGCCGATCTCCTCGTCGTCGAGGGTGATCGGCGCCGTGCTGGACGCGGGTGACGGCGGGGCGGGTGCTTCCCCGCCGTCGGGCAGGACGCGGATCGCCCGCCCTGTGCCGTGGAGTCGAAGCCCGGCCACGCACTCGGCCAGCCCCGCCGAGGCCCGGGCGAGTGCCGGGAGGTCGACCCGTCTGCGCATCAGCGTGTCGTAGAACGCGACGACGCAGATCGCGCCTCCGACGTACGAGTCCAGCCCCGACAACCGTACGGCCAGTGCCTCCATACCAGGAGGATAGGGCGGCACGCGCGGGGAGGAGAGGCGCCGATCGGTGCGC
It encodes the following:
- a CDS encoding M14 family zinc carboxypeptidase, with the translated sequence MRGPDAYPTVSGVAAAARVLTRRHPDLCRMRLAGESRAGRPLWLLSVGHGSRHVLVVAGPHPDEQAGGATVLWLAEQAVHDRRRTAQADLTWDFLLCLDPDGAVLNETGPAGPRPPAVHYRHTYRPAPTEHPEHSGHFCLPGDELPETRALLAAIDELRPVLQCSLHGTDVGGGWVRLTADLPGLAEPFGKYAAELDIPVQTGTYDALFWPSSGPGVYVMPPAGAPEGFASGPEHSPGSTWTRPQRYGGLTALVETPMWATRRVADPEPHPDPAHAVSVLAARLRKDGVTAAGSLERALPLLDAADGPLRRGVEQTVGAFPGLADDYERLAEHTPAGLTAAHVAALDIAARRLPLGAAGMLLRLLDEQRLDQDPHSEPARLRSRLERRLDAGARDLLGTADARWVPVYDQVELQARTVLAAVDLLP
- a CDS encoding MDR family NADP-dependent oxidoreductase; translated protein: MTSAPAALPRTVREVQLVAVPEGLPAPEHFAVVETPLPEAGPGHVLVRNRYTLVFPGLRTLIGGEVEGVPLPPVHGGDTLFGPAVGEVVAAPDDSPLRPGDTVTHLRGWREYARVAVAECGPLRGELPDPVAYLAQGSSAYGALTRLAQVREGDTVFVTGAAGAVGTLAGQIARLLGAGRVIGSTSSPAKAERLTAELGYDAVVLRGTDRGVAAQLAEAAPDGIDVLLDTVGGEQLTAAVDAARPGARFALVGALSGQLSAGRAGGSSPVEIDSYRIVVKGISLRGYSGADHPDVHAEWLERFGGWLRSGDIRFPYSTIAGIDRAPSALPELMAGRHFGAVVVEL
- a CDS encoding MerR family transcriptional regulator, whose protein sequence is MRIGDAAAAAGTTPRALRFYEQRGLLPPPSRTASGQRRYGPAEVARVRLIRELLALGLTVEDLRERAHRLHLLAADPRPRCGSGEHAGAFTDVVARRLAALDAEITRLTALREALAEHAGG
- a CDS encoding helix-turn-helix domain-containing protein, which produces MEALAVRLSGLDSYVGGAICVVAFYDTLMRRRVDLPALARASAGLAECVAGLRLHGTGRAIRVLPDGGEAPAPPSPASSTAPITLDDEEIGTVWLERPGPASPLDDVLLDRLAIAAAAAVERYGPARTTMADPALVELVISSDSDEAARARALRLLGFAVDLPVRVVAVRSRLPLDRVGGIICPGRPVKAALLADVGVILATTVDPARFPAGVRAGVGAAASPDRSWRQARTALRFTSSREPVIRYADLGALALLAEIPQDAVRDNADVAAIVRVAGNPEDLETLDAYCATGSLRQAADLLHLHHSSVARRLDQIGKALAIELTGPTGLTRARLALTAWRLLPD